A part of Vulcanisaeta moutnovskia 768-28 genomic DNA contains:
- a CDS encoding ribbon-helix-helix domain-containing protein produces the protein MPKTKAKEKMVLISVHIPKQMLEELDEFVKQGVFPSRSEAIRIAIRDLLYRENSRSKTQNVEDLILLPGR, from the coding sequence ATGCCAAAGACCAAAGCAAAGGAAAAAATGGTACTGATAAGCGTGCACATACCGAAGCAAATGCTTGAGGAGTTGGATGAATTCGTAAAGCAAGGCGTATTCCCAAGCAGGAGTGAGGCAATCAGAATTGCAATAAGGGACCTGCTGTATAGGGAGAATTCAAGGAGTAAGACGCAGAACGTTGAAGACCTGATATTATTACCAGGTAGGTAA